One Rhinoderma darwinii isolate aRhiDar2 chromosome 6, aRhiDar2.hap1, whole genome shotgun sequence DNA window includes the following coding sequences:
- the SNX4 gene encoding sorting nexin-4, which translates to MSGDEEPTGLFNNGDIEAGGESTDGGITEPEVMSGEDSLLKKFEISVSEAEKRTGKNAVNMQETYTAYLIESRLLDAHNEGHGSLDCLWRRYSEFELLRSHLSVAYPFVVVPPLPEKRAEFVWHKLSADNMDPDFVERRRIGLENFLLRVASHPVLCHDKIFTSFLNQENGWKEALNEAGLQVKTDSRLKSLSATFRVKNPDRRFTELKHYSDELQSVISHLLRVRARVADRLYGVYKVHGNYGRVFSEWSAIEREMGDGLQSAGHHMDVYAASIDDILEEEEHYADQLKEYLFYAEALRAVCRKHELMQYDLEMSALDLVSKKQQCEELATGTVRTFSLKGMTSKLFGQETPEQREAKMTLLEEQIEEGEEQLKVENEESRDFVQNAWLEIERFKDQKNRDLKEALINYAVMQISMCKKGIQVWTNAKECFSKM; encoded by the exons ATGAGCGGGGACGAGGAGCCTACCGGGCTGTTTAACAACGGAGACATCGAGGCCGGAGGAGAGAGTACAGACGGCGGCATAACGGAACCGGAAGTG ATGTCGGGGGAGGATTCCTTATTGAAGAAATTTGAGATCAGCGTTTCAGAAGCCGAGAAACGGACCGGGAAAAATGCCGTGAACATGCAGGAAACGTACACGGCGTATCTTATAGAGAGCAG GTTGCTGGACGCTCACAATGAAGGACACGGCTCTCTGGATTGTCTGTGGAGGAGATACAGCGAGTTTGAGCTGCTGCGCAGCCACCTGTCCGTCGCTTACCCGTTTGTGGTGGTCCCGCCGCTGCCGGAGAAGAGG GCTGAGTTTGTGTGGCACAAACTCTCGGCTGACAATATGGATCCCGACTTCGTGGAGAGGAGGAGGATTGGTCTGGAGAACTTTCTTCTGCGTGTGGCGTCTCACCCGGTCCTGTGTCACGACAAGATCTTTACTTCCTTTCTTAACCAG GAGAACGGATGGAAGGAGGCGCTGAACGAGGCAGGACTGCAAGTCAAG ACGGACTCCAGGCTGAAGTCACTAAGTGCAACTTTCCGTGTCAAAAACCCAGACAG GCGCTTCACTGAGCTGAAACATTACAGCGACGAGCTGCAGTCCGTCATCTCCCACCTCCTGCGAGTCCGTGCG AGAGTGGCTGACCGTCTGTACGGCGTCTACAAAGTGCATGGGAATTACGGCCGAGTTTTCAG TGAATGGAGCGCAATAGAGAGGGAAATGGgagatggtctgcagagcgccgggCATCACATGGACGT GTACGCCGCTtccattgatgacatcctggaggaggaggagcactACGCCGATCAGCTGAAAGAATATTTATTCTACGCGGAAGCTTTAAG GGCCGTGTGCAGGAAACATGAGCTCATGCAGTACGACCTAGAAATGTCTGCGCTGGACCTCGTCTCTAAGAAGCAGCAGTGCGAGGAGCTGGCCACCGGG ACTGTGAGAACTTTTTCACTAAAGGGAATGACCAGCAAACTGTTTGGTCAGGAGACTCCGGAGCAAAGAGAGGCCAaaatgacgctgctggaggaacAGATAGAAGAGGGAGAGGAGCAGCTCAAAGTGGAGAATGAGGAGAGCAG GGATTTCGTGCAGAACGCTTGGCTGGAGATAGAACGTTTTAAAGATCAGAAGAATCGGGACCTGAAGGAGGCGCTGATCAATTATGCCGTCATGCAGATCAGCATGTGCAAGAAG GGCATCCAGGTCTGGACCAATGCCAAGGAATGTTTCAGCAAGATGTGA